The following proteins are encoded in a genomic region of Peromyscus maniculatus bairdii isolate BWxNUB_F1_BW_parent chromosome 12, HU_Pman_BW_mat_3.1, whole genome shotgun sequence:
- the Slc51a gene encoding organic solute transporter subunit alpha: protein MEPGRTQIRLDPRYTADLLELLQTNYSISSACFSYPPTAAQLLRELGALEITLTIILTFLTMGSVAIFVEDAIYLYKNTLCPIKKRTLIWSSSAPTVVSVLCCFGLWIPRALTLVEMAITSFYAIVFYLLMLVMVEGFGGKDAVLRTLKDTPMRVHTGPCCCCCPCCPPLILTRKKLQLLMLGAFQYAFFKIMLNIVGLFLIPDGIFDPSDISEKSTALWINTFLGVSTLFALWSLAILFRQAKMHLGEQNMGSKFALFQVLVILTALQPSIFSILANGGQIACSPPFSSKIRSQVMNCHMLIVETFLMTVLTRMYYRRKDNKVGYETCSAPDLDLRLKA, encoded by the exons ATGGAGCCCGGCAGGACTCAGATAAGACTTGACCCCAG GTACACAGCAGACCTTCTGGAGCTCCTGCAAACCAATTACAGCATctcctctgcctgcttctcttaCCCTCCGACTGCAGCCCAGCTCCTGAGAG AACTGGGTGCGTTGGAAATCACCCTCACCATCATCTTGACCTTTCTTACCATGGGCTCAGTTGCCATCTTCGTAGAGGACGCTATTTATCTGTACAAGAACACCCTTTGCCCCATCAAGAAGAGGACCCTGATCTGGAGCAGCTCTGCACCTACG GTGGTGTCTGTGCTCTGCTGCTTTGGTCTCTGGATCCCTCGAGCCCTCACACTCGTGGAGATGGCCATAACGTC GTTTTACGCCATAGTCTTTTACCTGCTGATGCTGGTCATGGTGGAAGGCTTCGGCGGGAAGGATGCAGTTCTGAGGACACTGAAGGACACCCCGATGAGGGTGCACACgggtccctgctgctgctgctgcccctgctgcCCACCCCTCATACTTACCAG gaagAAGCTTCAGCTGCTGATGTTGGGCGCTTTCCAGTATGCCTTCTTCAAGATAATGCTGAACATAGTGGGGCTCTTCCTCATCCCTGACGGCATCTTCGACCCATCAGAC ATTTCCGAGAAGAGCACGGCTCTGTGGATCAACACTTTCCTCGGCGTGTCCACACTGTTCGCTCTCTGGTCGCTGGCCATCCTTTTCCGTCAAGCCAAGATGCACCTGGGTGAACAGAATATGGGATCCAAGTTTGCTCTGTTCCAG GTTCTTGTCATCCTGACTGCCCTGCAGCCTTCCATTTTCTCCATCTTGGCGAATGGCGGGCAGATTGCTTGctcacctcccttctcttctAAAATCAGGTCCCAAG TGATGAACTGCCACATGCTCATAGTGGAGACCTTCCTGATGACGGTGCTGACGCGGATGTACTATCGAAGGAAAGATAACAAGGTTGGGTACGAGACTTGCTCGGCACCAGACCTGGACTTGAGACTCAAAGCCTGA